The following nucleotide sequence is from Archocentrus centrarchus isolate MPI-CPG fArcCen1 chromosome 18, fArcCen1, whole genome shotgun sequence.
ATGCAGCCAATGATTTCAGCACCTCCATCCTCTCATCAGCGGACTACAGAAATGTAATTTCATGTTGACAACTAACGTAATTGCAATTTTATTGCACGCGGTGTCACAGCACTACAATATGCATTAACCACTGTAATGTGCCAGTAAGGACATAGGCAGCTTGTATAATGTTTATGAAATGAAAAGCATTAATTCAACAGACCGTGCaatcagtttttcattttctcttcccACATTTCATTAATGCTTCTACACTGTCCATGGGGAATGAGCAAAATAAGTAAAAGTGAAGAAAGATGTgaaaagatgtgtttttttgAAGTTATAACCATTTTGGAATTCAGCCATTACCCAACATTTGATTCAAGATTCTAAGATGAAAAACATTTAGtctgaaaaatacttttttttgtgtgtggccAAATCATGTGACGCATCATCTCTGATCATACCACATTTTAATCTCCATCAGTCATAGCGTGGGAGTATGAGTCACTTTTTTTGAACATCTCGTTTTCAAAACACCTCGCTCTCACTGATGAGGTCTTTGTAACAGCATCGAGTGCTTTCCCTTGCGTCATTTTAGACCACTCATTCACTTCAGAGCCAGAGCCGTGTTACACACAGATATGATAATGATTTACAGCGATGATGCTGAGCCTTGATCGTCAGGGTTCTGCTGGTAAACACGGTCTCTGAATTACCTACGTGCTCATTTTCACTTAGTGACTGGATATTCCAACAGCCTTGGGGCACAGAGCTACTACTGTTATTTCTTGCCAATTCTTGCTTGATCAAGTGGAGTCACACTGGTTAATGAAAAGTGAGATTTCAAATAAGACATTAATATAAATGtgattgttttatttacttGTATCACCCAGGCGCTGTGACAAAATTGAGCCAGTTTTTCTGGTGCAGCACCAGTGCAGTAATGAGTTAACTTACCTAGTACCTAGTACTCATGGGTACAAAACTGCCcccagtgtttgtgttgcattATCTAATATCTTAACCCGATTTTGCGCTTTCAAAGTTGTATTATAGCTTACTTTTTATAACCAGTTTGAATGTTCTCTAAGTGCCTTCACGGGTTTCCTCCAGGTCCAAatgcttcctctcacagtctgAAGACATGCGTGTTAGCTTAATTGCTGATTCTAGACCGGCAATAAATGTGAGATATATAAAGAGCTTAAGTGTATAGAATAAAGTGATTAAAGTTTGgttaaatgtggcttgtagtctaAAGGGTTTTGAATGGTCAGTAAGGTTAGAAAAGCTCTGCCAGTTGATGTCCATGTGAGTGTGTGGTTGTCAGCcgctctctgttagccctgtaaCAGAGACCTGTCCAGTGAGTGTCATGCCAAAACAGGCCATTACTACGTAAAGTAACCTAGTATAGCAATGATCTGCCCTAAACAGTATTAGATATCCTGTTAACCCATTAATGTTTAGTGTGTACATTACAAATATACTATATAGGATGAAGGTAATAATTATCTGTCTCACTAATACTATCTAAACTACTTAAAATAGCCTATATTAATTCAACAATTATTGTGCGTGTGACTGAGTTACAAAGTTGTTTTTCAGAGAAACTAATCATCTGAATGATCATCCAAGTGCCTGCAGTGCATGTGCACCATGAAGCTCtctctgctgtgctgctgcccAAAGTGTTTTAAGTGGGTTTGATTTTAGTTTGACAATAGAGGGCGCAAGTCAGCAAGGATAAACCCACTGCTGGAATTCAGAGAGTCGTCTGCGAAAGACGCAGCTGCTGAGACTGGCTGACTTTTTCTCTTCCcctccttcttttcctcctaTCCCACTGCCCCTCTCTCATTCACTCAGTCATTACACTCATTCTCTGTAGCTATAATTTCACATGCACGCAGCGCCCGCAATGCCCCCATATGATGAGCGTCCCCAGTTCAAAGTTGAGGAAAGCCACACGCACgcgcattaaagcagtttttttttcgctcttttttcccccctcctttttttttttttttttttacctaactCGACATTACGTACGTGCTGTAATGGAGACGAATCCACCTTAAGCACCTTAAAAATGTTCTAATTTACGTACCTTGCACTGTGCGTCCGCAGAGGGTAATGTAATCATGCTGCTGGAAAGAGCGTCCGCGAGCATGTCTCGGATGTTTCTCAAAAAATGTACCCTGCACAAGCAGTTGAATGACAACTGTAGTATTACACACGACGCACACCAGGCTTACACGGGGAAGCGGGTTTGCGCAGTGGCTAGACTGATCGTCTGGATAGCCACGCAGGGCagatttttgtcttgtttcctCTTTATGGAAATTAATTCATAGACACGGTCTGTCACATTCCTGGACGCTGAGTGGACTGAGCAACACACAGGCGAAAGACACGGAGCTCGCTGCGCCGGAGAGCACGGCCACTGGAGACCACACGCATTCATATTAGTAACCACAGGGAAACCACAGCACTGCGCACACAGGAAGCCCTGTCCCGTCTCGCCTGTCCTGCTGCTGCCGTGTTAAAACTGAGAACTTGTGTTATCTGTTTTACAATGCAAGTTGTAACATCTGTATGTGAGATCAAAACCGATAACTTATGTCAGTCTCGTAGTGCGTAAAAGTTGCACTCTGAATCGGCGTTATCTTGCCACACAGTTCATCTTATGTAGCGCCACACTGCAAAGGCTGGAAAATCGCGTAAGAACGATACAGTATAGTTTTTCTAAAACTGCTCAAATCATAGttttttaatctgatttctCGGCATAGCGACAGTAGGAATGTTAAGGGATCGATAAGGGATCGGAAATATCCCTGCAAAGTGCCGAGTCGCGTCTCGAGAAAACACCGGCGAAAACGATTATTTTAATGCATACCCCCCCCTatgtctccatttttttttcaaatattgtCTGCTGGCCTCTGGACCTGGTGATCGAGACTAAGTCCGACCCTGTTTACGTGCGCTGCTGGGGGAGAAGAAAACGAAGGGGggtggagagagggagagagagggggaagagAGAGACTGCAATATCATTTGTGAATCCCTCTCACAGTGCTGCAGATAGGGGCTGCCAACACATGCGGCGCGTCTGCAGGTGTGGGAATAGGATGAATATGTTGGACAAAGTGAGAAATTCAACCAACGGTTCCTAAGAACTGCGTCGGAtatacatttcatttttgtttgatttcttgttggggtttttttgtttgtttgttttttttttatattacctTGAACATTCAGTAGGTTGTGCATCGTGGAGTAGGCTCGTAAAAAGAAGAGCGAGAAAGAGAGCGAGGGAGTACTATTCTGCTAGTTGCAAGTGACTTGGAGGCAGAGAGCAGAATAGGAAACCGGACAGGTAATTTTGCTTCACGTTCATACCGTCAAGATCATAGAGTTAACGAGCTCCGCGCTGCCAACACTGGCCGTGTGACGAGTTTGGAAACTGAGCGGGCATTTAAATGATCCTCTGATATATATATGGACATATCACCGGACAGAGGAATACAGAGGAATATTGGAgcctcaacccccccccccaaaaagaggAGCTTCTACAAACTGTGAGTAAAACGGAGCGGCTTGGACTGAATTTACTTTCTGGTTATATGATGCTTGGACTAtaacatttttggcttttaCGCGCATGACATTCAAATATTTTGGGGCACTGTCCGGAGCGCACAGAGCATCCGCTTTGTTCTTGAcaccacttttttatttttaaactaaagAAAGGAAAGCGAGACAAACATTCAtcacaggaggaggaaaaacagaggagagagggaagccCGTGCACTTGCTGATTTTCACTGCAGCAGGAGCGACAGAAAGTCGTCCGGAGGATGAAGTCTCACGCATCCCAGACCAGAGGGCTTCGCTCTTAATGAAAGCGATATTTCTTTTCCATATTCGGACTTTCCattactgatttttttattcagttatttttttaattttagtggaCATTTTCCCACCCCTGGGCTGAACAATGAGGACTACTGGTGCAGTGGACTATTTGTACTATTGCATGCTCATCCTGCAGCTTGTGCATCAGCCCGCTGCCAAGCAAGTGCTCCGGTACCGTTTAGCTGAGGAGGGACCAGCAGATGTCAGAGTAGGGAACGTAGCCACCGACCTGGGCATTGTTGCCGGGTCCGGTGAGGTGACATTTACTCTCGAATCGGGGTCCGATTTTTTCAAGATAGACAACATTACAGGTGAGCTCACCACCAATGAGAGGCGGATAGACCGTGAAAAATTGCAGCAGTGCCAAATGATATTTGATGAAAACGAATGTTTTATTGATTTCGAGGTGTCAGTGATAGGACCAGCCCAGAGCTGGGTCGACCTCTTTGAAGGGAAAGTCATCATATTAGATATAAATGATAACACCCCGTCTTTCCCTTCCCCTGTCCTGACACTGTCTGTGGAGGAAAACAGACCCATTGGAACCCTTTATCTGCTGCCCACAGCCACAgacagagattttggcagaaaTGGAATAGAGAGATATGAGCTTATTCAGGACAATGGGGAGAATTCAAGGCGCTTGGGGTCTTCTGGGGATTCATTCTCGGGGAAGAGGAGATTTGAGGAGGGAGCGAGCAGGAGCAGTGTCTTTGAACTGCAAGTTGCTGACACTACTGATGGAGAGAAGCAGCCGCAACTCATCATTAAGGGGGCCCTTGATAGGGAACAGAGAGACTCCTATGAGCTTACGCTGCGTGTTAGGGATGGAGGAGATCCCCCTCGCTCCTCTCAGGCCATTCTTAGAGTAATGATAACTGATGTGAATGACAACAGCCCTCGGtttgagaaaaatgtgtatgaaGCTGACCTGCCAGAAAACAGCTCCCCTGGCGCCCCCATACTCCAGCTCAAAGCGGCTGACGCAGACGTGGGGGTTAACGGTCAAATAGAATATGTGTTTGGGGCAGCCACAGAGTCAGTAAGGAGGCTGCTGAGGCTGGATGAGAGCACAGGGTGGCTGAGTGTGTTGCACCGCATTGACCGTGAAGAAGTGAGCCAACTGAGGTTTACAGTAATGGCCCGTGACCGAGGCCAGCCACCCAAGATGGACAAGGCCACAGTGGTGCTGAACATCAAGGATGAGAATGACAATGTGCCTGCTATAGAAATCCGAAAAATTGGGCGCATTTTCTTAAAAGATGGGATAGCAAATGTGGCCGAGGATGTGGTGGTGGACACGCCCATTGCTTTAGTTCAGGTGTCAGATCGTGACCAGGGGGAAAATGGCATAGTGACTTGCACAGTGGTAGGAGATGTGCCGTTTCAACTCAAACCGGCAAGTGAGATGGAGGGTGAGCAGAATAAAAAGAAGTACTTCCTTCACACATCTGCACCACTGGACTTTGAGACAATACAGGAATATAATGTGGTCATAGTGGCCGTGGACTCTGGAAGCCCCAGTCTGGCAAGTAATAATTCTCTTATTGTCAAAGTGGGCGACACTAATGACAACCCTCCTGTCTTCAGCCAGAATGTAGTGGAGGTTTCGTTTCCAGAAAACAATGCCCCTGGCGAGAGGGTGACAACAGTGAAAGCCATAGATGCAGATAGTGGGAGGAATGCTGAAATAGCCTATTCCCTAGACTCATCAGTAAATGGGATTTTCTCTATTGATGCAGACAGTGGAGACATCCGAGTAAACACCATTCTGGATAGAGAGCAAACAGAGCGCTACGAATTCAAAGTGATAGCCAAAGATAAGGGCATAAACACCCTTCAGGGTTCTGCAACAGTGGTTGTCCTTGTGGCCGACAAGAATGACAATGAACCAAAGTTCATGCAGGACGTTTTCACCTTCTATGTCAAAGAAAACCTTGATCCAAACAGCCCAGTTGGCATGGTTACAGTAATCGATGCAGACAAAGACCAAAATGCAGAAATGGGCCTTTTTattgaggaagaggaggacatcTTCTCTATTGAGAATGAAACTGGGACTATTTTTTCCACCCTTTCATTTGACCGAGAGCAGAAAGGTACCTACACATTCCGTGTCAAAGCTGTGGATGGAGGCGACCCTCCCAAATCTGCCACTGCCACAGTTTCACTCTTTGTCATGGATGAAAATGACAACGCTCCCACAGTCACTTTCCCGATAAACAGCTCCTACACCCTCCTTCCTCCATCCACTAACATCagagctgtggtcagaagtgTCACAGCCAGTGATGCAGATACCGGCATTAATGCAGTCCTGAACTTCAGCATCATTGGGGGTAACCCTTTTAGACTGTTTGAGATCGATGCAGAGAGGGGGGTGATTTCACTGATGGCGAAGCTGGAGCAGAAGCACCACGGCCTCCACAGACTCGTGATTCAGGTCAATGACAAGGGGCAGCCTTCACAGAGCACCACCACACTGGTTCATGTGTATGTTAACGAGACCCTTTCCAACTCCACAGTGGTGGAGGCCCAGGTGGCTAAGAGCCTAAGCACATCTCTGAACACCAACATTGCCGGTGACCCCAACTATGACCTAAGCAAACAGCGGTTAAGCATTGTAATTGGAGTAGTTTCAGGCATCATGACAGTCATTCTCATCATTCTTGTGGTTGTCATGGCCCGCTATTGCCGTCCAAAGAACAAGAATGGTTATGAGGCTGGCAAGAAGGACCATGAAGACTTCTTTACACCACAGCAGCATGACAAATCCAAGAAGCCCAAGAAAGATAAGAAAAAACAGAAGTCAAAACAGCCTCTCTACAGCAGTATTGTCACTGTAGAGGCCTCCAAACCCAACGGGCAGCGCTATGACGGCGTCAACGAGAAGCTGTCAGACAGCCCTGGCATGGGCCGCTACCGTTCAGTCAACGGAGGGCCGGGAAGCCCAGATCTGGCCCGGCACTACAAGTCCAGCTCGCCACTCCCGACTGTGCAGCTTCACCCGCAGTCACCGACAGCTGGAAAAAAGCACCAGGCAGTTCAGGACCTGCCCCCTGCCAATACCTTTGTTGGCACCGGAGATAACATTTCCCTTGGATCTGACCACTGCTCTGAATACAGCAGTCAAACTATCAACAAGTACAACAAACAGGTAAGAAGACACATCTCAGTGTTCTTTTGTCTCCCTCCAGTACTCTTAAATGTCTTCTGCTTTTTCCTCTTAGTGTTCTCTCTCCCATAATGCTTTCTGACAGGGCTATTCTCAGTAGTCTTGTTGCCTTTATGGTGCTAATGTGTGTCAAGTTAGCGGTATTGATCTGTTTTGGTTTGGAGTGCCATTCACATGTAATATtgaaaggaaagagaaaggTTTAGATTACCCTAGGAAAGGATATTGTTACGACTTAACCAAATGTCCGACTATTTTGGACTTTTATCTCAGCGCGTGAAGCTGCCTTTTCCGTCATGGGTGTCACAGCTACTATCCTTAGCAAATATGTGTCAGGAAACTGCAGACAGCTCACATAAGGATTTGGTTTGCAGTTATTTTATCCCAGAGGGGAGCACGGCCGGGGCTGGCTGCACTCCCCTCAGTTGTGTCAAGCCCTGCCCTGCCCTCCGTCTGTGACAAGGCTACCTTTTCTTCTCATgcaagggagggaaaaaaaggacaaaagcaaaaaaaaaaaaaaaaaaaaaaaaaaaagaaagaaaaaaaagaagggtaGATTCAACACAAATGTGGCTTTGTAAGTTTTCTGAGTCACTTTTAGATAATCTACTTGACTAGGAACATCTGGCCTGGAGTCATATTAACATTATGGTGCACTTCAAGGTCTGCATCAATTCACTGACCTAACAgtgaaaccccccccccccctcccttcagtatttccagtcaaaagtttggacacacttactgGTGAGTGTGTTCAAACCTTTGACAGGTACTGTACTCCTTTTTCCAGGTTTATAAATGTATGCCATCATGGCCctgcttctcttctctttcacacGTATCCACCCTCCAGCTTGTCTTTACCCTTTTATCTTTTTGTGCTTTGcctagccccccccccaacccttttctttcttttgaagcacttttttttgcagaataacTGCAGTGGTTGTAGGTGATGTCATTAGATATTTAAAGTTGAGGAAATGTGCGCTTTTTAAGGAGTCAGTCATTATACTTTCTGGTTGCTTTTGCACGGTTAGGTGAGGCAACAGCGAGGAATCAAAGTTAATACTTAATGAAGCCAGCTTATTTGCgttttcaggaaaaaaagaaaaccattgtatttttttttctctttcctatAGAAGTCTAATGAATTATTGAtctttcttttactttgtgTCAGCACTACTCCTTTTGGATTCAGTAGTGTTGCTCGCTTGCTTGCACTTTTTCATTTCCTGGTTTCCCCCTTTTCCTTTAGATATCTTTGTTCTtgcttgtatttttttcccccctcaaacTCTTCCTTGGACCTTTGTAGAGCACCCTTGCATGTCTTGAATCCACCTGTGTTGCCTTTTTTCCCTCTGTATCCCTTCCTCTCACTAGTTATTCAGCCTCATACACATCCTAGCCCTTGCAGCCATACgcttttcccttttctctgctgtggtgctttcttttttaatctttactGTCATCTCTCTATAcccttctctccttcctctcagtATTTCTCCTCTCAAATCATTTCAGCACCCTTTTACTTCTCTTCCCATGCTCTGTCTCTAACGGTCTCTAATATAGTGCATTCACTGAGCTGCTTCCCAGAGTGTGAGGAGTGCTGTTGTTTTCGGATGTCTCCTGCATAATTAAAAGGGCACTCTATTTGCTGCTGCGGCAGCAGCATGTATTGTGTGTCACTATGCTCCACttatataattatttatttactctctACATTAATGCACCAGTAACTTTTATGGACTGTGCATTTGTTAGCATCCAgtatcttggaaaaaaaaaaagtctgtctgCAAATCTGCAGCACCCCAAAaggattttctttgtttcttttatttttttttattttttggttttgattcACTGGCACTTAATTTTCAAACTCAAATTGCAATAAATTGGTACAGAATGTGCTTAGTGCTCTACTGGGCAATAACATCTAaggtttattatttaatatacaACTGATGGCATGCATTCAAATTTCCTTTTCTGCCCTGTGGGCTCAGTAAATACTTAGTGTTGATACTTTCAGTTTGGGTCATAAGGACATAATTAAATGGCTGCACAAGAGACCTTTTTGAAGGGAAGGTGTGCGTTCATGTGCTCCAATTATGGCATTAAACAGCCACCTCTATATGAGATTAAGTAGTAAAGCGGTCATGCTCTTGATTTTAAGAACACTGCATCTAAAGATATTCTGGTGTCTGGTAAGTGCTACTGAAGGACATAATAAAACACTCCAGCAAACTCATGTGCCTCACTTATGGGAACAATTTGTGCAACAAAAAGGAGAAGCGAT
It contains:
- the pcdh7b gene encoding protocadherin-7b → MRTTGAVDYLYYCMLILQLVHQPAAKQVLRYRLAEEGPADVRVGNVATDLGIVAGSGEVTFTLESGSDFFKIDNITGELTTNERRIDREKLQQCQMIFDENECFIDFEVSVIGPAQSWVDLFEGKVIILDINDNTPSFPSPVLTLSVEENRPIGTLYLLPTATDRDFGRNGIERYELIQDNGENSRRLGSSGDSFSGKRRFEEGASRSSVFELQVADTTDGEKQPQLIIKGALDREQRDSYELTLRVRDGGDPPRSSQAILRVMITDVNDNSPRFEKNVYEADLPENSSPGAPILQLKAADADVGVNGQIEYVFGAATESVRRLLRLDESTGWLSVLHRIDREEVSQLRFTVMARDRGQPPKMDKATVVLNIKDENDNVPAIEIRKIGRIFLKDGIANVAEDVVVDTPIALVQVSDRDQGENGIVTCTVVGDVPFQLKPASEMEGEQNKKKYFLHTSAPLDFETIQEYNVVIVAVDSGSPSLASNNSLIVKVGDTNDNPPVFSQNVVEVSFPENNAPGERVTTVKAIDADSGRNAEIAYSLDSSVNGIFSIDADSGDIRVNTILDREQTERYEFKVIAKDKGINTLQGSATVVVLVADKNDNEPKFMQDVFTFYVKENLDPNSPVGMVTVIDADKDQNAEMGLFIEEEEDIFSIENETGTIFSTLSFDREQKGTYTFRVKAVDGGDPPKSATATVSLFVMDENDNAPTVTFPINSSYTLLPPSTNIRAVVRSVTASDADTGINAVLNFSIIGGNPFRLFEIDAERGVISLMAKLEQKHHGLHRLVIQVNDKGQPSQSTTTLVHVYVNETLSNSTVVEAQVAKSLSTSLNTNIAGDPNYDLSKQRLSIVIGVVSGIMTVILIILVVVMARYCRPKNKNGYEAGKKDHEDFFTPQQHDKSKKPKKDKKKQKSKQPLYSSIVTVEASKPNGQRYDGVNEKLSDSPGMGRYRSVNGGPGSPDLARHYKSSSPLPTVQLHPQSPTAGKKHQAVQDLPPANTFVGTGDNISLGSDHCSEYSSQTINKYNKQEKKSIKNSRPLPDVAMTGKCTRECDEYGHSDSCWMPVRTSPERRPSKSTTTPQQPKLSTFMSGNGSGSSSAEQPGSQETLAMAAMANGDPTAAHMMGDRNRNLLNKKMASSSSSYEAFGSPSYGSPGAGEEVLGHPTEEIPLAPTGEYKPTSCGTLTRREVYL